In one window of Bifidobacterium sp. WK041_4_12 DNA:
- a CDS encoding HAD-IC family P-type ATPase, producing MKHNSSVSMPQVEEQGLSADDVQSRVTNHQVNRADTKSSRSLLQILRENVFTFFNALIFSAMVLVLLTGQWKDAVFGFVIIVNSGIGVATELQAKATLDRLSILVASNFLVRRDSKDVEIPGEQIVIDDMLWIRSGEQIPADCKIAHSYGLELDESMLTGESRTVRKKDGDEALSGTTAVSGLALGKVVAVGKASYAARLTAKAKVYSKNRSDLNEGINKILKVMTIVVIPLCILLIWTQMRTVGGFSQAFASGHWRQAVVAAVAGVVGMIPEGLVLLTSLNFALATIRLARKNTLVQELESVETLARVDALNLDKTGTITDGGIAFEQLIALDSSNEEPSHADQHAQHAQHAQHDQHDLEQRAVDVSGEDNPNATAEAILKGLDSYTKSQDIEARLPFSSSRKWSAIRYADGSTWYLGAPEILSSSIASTESSQQSEDQLTQQVEQLASAGSRVLLLAEETQTHTDSAEREISEKLPGALHPHALIACSERIRTDAKRTLSWFRDQGVRCRLISGDNPATVGAIAAKVELTGQQQPRVMDARKLPEDIHQLASTLEDVDVLGRVLPEQKKAIVEALHTTHHVVAMTGDGVNDSLALKEADLGIAMGNAAPATKAVAQVVLVDSKFSHLPDVVARGRQVMANMERVASLFVVKTVYSALISLGVVLTAIPFPYLPRHITYIGSLTIGIPAFLLALAPNTRAYKPGFLSRVVAFALPSGIATGLSVLLAAWLIPEMMHWNLGNDADLNAWRMVCAIILFVMGILVLCRVARPLRSWRGILVAAFALIGILGAVIPPVASFFQLIIPSGRLMLVSLIAMLCAALLFAAITWVADRFSSHRQAESELSQS from the coding sequence ATGAAGCACAACTCTTCGGTTTCGATGCCGCAGGTCGAGGAACAAGGTCTGAGCGCCGATGACGTTCAATCTCGCGTCACGAATCATCAGGTCAACCGTGCCGATACCAAGAGTTCACGGTCTCTGCTGCAGATTCTTCGCGAGAATGTATTCACCTTCTTCAATGCTCTGATTTTCTCCGCCATGGTGTTGGTGCTGCTGACAGGGCAATGGAAGGATGCCGTTTTCGGTTTCGTCATCATCGTAAATTCGGGAATCGGCGTGGCTACCGAACTTCAGGCAAAGGCGACGCTTGACAGACTCTCGATTCTGGTGGCATCGAACTTCCTGGTTCGTAGGGATTCCAAGGATGTGGAGATTCCGGGCGAGCAGATTGTCATCGATGACATGCTGTGGATTCGTTCGGGGGAGCAGATTCCTGCCGATTGCAAGATTGCGCACTCCTACGGCCTTGAACTCGATGAGTCCATGCTGACCGGAGAATCGAGGACCGTCAGGAAAAAGGATGGCGATGAGGCTCTATCCGGAACCACCGCCGTTTCGGGTCTCGCATTGGGCAAGGTCGTTGCTGTCGGAAAGGCTAGCTATGCGGCGCGTCTGACTGCCAAGGCCAAAGTGTATAGCAAGAATCGTTCCGATCTGAACGAAGGCATCAACAAGATTCTCAAGGTCATGACGATTGTGGTGATTCCGCTGTGCATCCTCCTGATATGGACGCAGATGCGCACTGTCGGAGGATTCAGCCAGGCCTTTGCATCCGGTCACTGGCGTCAGGCCGTCGTCGCTGCGGTAGCTGGCGTTGTCGGCATGATTCCTGAAGGCCTCGTGCTCCTGACATCCTTGAACTTTGCACTTGCCACGATTCGTCTGGCGAGGAAGAACACACTGGTGCAGGAATTGGAATCCGTGGAAACGCTGGCACGCGTCGATGCCCTGAATCTTGATAAGACAGGAACCATCACCGATGGTGGCATCGCATTCGAACAGCTTATCGCGCTCGATTCCTCAAATGAAGAACCGAGCCATGCCGACCAGCACGCTCAGCACGCTCAGCACGCTCAACACGATCAGCACGATCTGGAGCAGCGGGCGGTTGACGTCAGCGGCGAGGACAATCCGAATGCCACAGCCGAAGCCATCCTCAAAGGCTTGGATTCCTATACGAAATCACAGGATATCGAAGCTCGGCTTCCATTCTCGTCATCAAGAAAGTGGAGTGCCATCCGATATGCGGATGGATCGACGTGGTATCTTGGAGCCCCGGAAATTCTCAGCTCCAGCATTGCCAGCACTGAATCCAGCCAGCAGAGTGAAGATCAGCTCACCCAACAGGTAGAGCAGCTGGCGTCAGCAGGATCTCGCGTACTGCTGCTTGCCGAGGAGACTCAGACACATACAGACTCCGCAGAACGTGAAATATCCGAGAAGCTTCCCGGTGCATTGCACCCACATGCCCTGATTGCATGTTCCGAACGCATTCGCACCGATGCGAAGCGCACGCTTTCATGGTTCAGGGATCAAGGGGTTCGATGCCGTCTGATTTCCGGCGACAATCCGGCAACGGTCGGTGCAATAGCCGCCAAGGTCGAACTGACCGGACAGCAGCAGCCACGCGTCATGGACGCGAGAAAGCTGCCTGAGGACATCCATCAGCTGGCGAGCACGCTTGAGGATGTCGATGTGCTCGGCCGGGTTCTGCCCGAACAGAAGAAGGCAATCGTTGAGGCGTTGCACACCACGCATCATGTTGTCGCGATGACCGGTGACGGAGTCAATGACTCTCTCGCATTGAAAGAAGCCGATTTAGGCATCGCCATGGGCAATGCGGCTCCAGCTACGAAAGCGGTCGCCCAGGTCGTTCTGGTGGATTCCAAGTTCTCGCATCTGCCGGACGTCGTTGCTCGAGGCCGTCAGGTCATGGCCAACATGGAACGCGTGGCATCCCTGTTCGTCGTGAAAACGGTGTATTCCGCACTGATTTCCCTCGGAGTCGTGCTCACTGCAATTCCATTCCCATATTTGCCGCGTCATATCACCTATATCGGTTCTCTGACCATCGGCATACCAGCGTTCCTGCTTGCGCTTGCGCCCAATACCAGGGCATACAAGCCGGGATTCCTGTCTCGAGTCGTTGCCTTCGCATTGCCCAGTGGCATTGCCACTGGCCTGTCAGTCTTGCTCGCAGCCTGGCTGATACCTGAGATGATGCACTGGAATCTGGGCAATGATGCGGATCTGAACGCCTGGCGCATGGTTTGCGCGATCATACTGTTCGTCATGGGCATTCTTGTGCTGTGCCGAGTGGCTCGTCCCTTGCGTTCATGGCGTGGCATCTTGGTTGCCGCCTTTGCTCTGATAGGGATCTTGGGAGCGGTGATTCCACCAGTAGCGAGTTTCTTCCAGCTGATCATTCCTTCCGGCAGGCTTATGCTCGTATCATTGATTGCAATGCTCTGCGCAGCGCTTCTCTTCGCGGCAATTACTTGGGTCGCAGACCGCTTCAGCAGTCATCGCCAAGCCGAGAGCGAATTATCTCAGTCGTAA
- a CDS encoding class I SAM-dependent RNA methyltransferase: protein MGFETQLRIERYADQGRCVGHIDGRVVFVRFALPGELVRIVLDEPHERTDRFWTGEVIEVIEPSSYRVEPAWKLAGPLCDGGGVGGADLVHVSLPGQLVWKSDTINEQMKRLGHVDTDVEVIRMPEDEELGGLHWRTRVEMIADEDGRPSMRRRGTHRRVTLDTMPLATASVLKVAEDTHFWDGGFTPGAQLRIAVPEAMQTADDGESAKDRESANSDGSEDKASAADFQNYAVMVDGELTAGEFLLKEQVKVDDRTWNYRVNADGFWQVHRKAPRVLASEVLHAAQRALDGSDAACIWDLYSGAGLFTIPLATMTSERTSMLSIEGAKPAVINARRNLRSLGISRVDARIGDVGAVLGNVPSHLSRPDVVVLDPPRAGARRKVCERIAAANPKAIIYVACDPTSLARDTATLDAAGYKLSDLSAYDIYPMTHHVESLAVFTR, encoded by the coding sequence TTGGGTTTTGAAACACAGCTTCGCATTGAACGCTATGCCGATCAGGGTCGGTGCGTCGGGCATATCGATGGGCGAGTGGTATTCGTACGTTTCGCATTGCCGGGGGAGTTGGTGCGCATCGTGCTTGACGAGCCGCATGAGCGCACAGATCGTTTCTGGACGGGCGAGGTAATCGAGGTCATTGAGCCAAGCTCCTATCGTGTCGAACCCGCATGGAAGCTTGCAGGTCCACTATGCGATGGTGGCGGCGTTGGCGGAGCCGATTTGGTTCACGTGTCACTTCCTGGCCAGCTCGTGTGGAAGTCAGACACCATCAACGAGCAGATGAAACGTTTGGGACATGTCGACACTGACGTGGAAGTCATTCGCATGCCAGAAGATGAGGAGCTTGGCGGTCTTCATTGGCGTACCCGCGTCGAAATGATTGCAGACGAGGATGGACGGCCATCCATGCGACGTCGTGGCACCCATCGTCGCGTGACGCTGGACACCATGCCTCTTGCAACGGCATCCGTGCTGAAGGTTGCCGAAGACACGCATTTCTGGGACGGTGGCTTCACTCCCGGAGCACAGTTGAGAATTGCCGTTCCCGAAGCGATGCAGACTGCGGACGACGGTGAAAGCGCGAAGGATAGAGAAAGCGCGAACTCAGACGGATCCGAAGATAAAGCTTCTGCAGCAGACTTCCAGAACTATGCCGTGATGGTGGATGGTGAACTCACTGCCGGTGAATTTCTGCTCAAAGAGCAGGTGAAGGTTGACGATCGCACATGGAATTACCGTGTGAACGCCGACGGTTTCTGGCAGGTGCATCGCAAGGCTCCCAGAGTGCTGGCTTCTGAAGTGCTCCATGCGGCGCAGCGTGCACTTGACGGATCTGATGCCGCATGCATCTGGGATCTGTATTCAGGAGCAGGTCTCTTTACCATTCCCTTGGCAACGATGACCTCTGAACGAACCAGCATGCTCAGCATCGAAGGTGCCAAGCCAGCCGTTATCAATGCACGTCGCAATCTTCGAAGCCTCGGCATATCACGCGTCGACGCTCGAATCGGTGATGTTGGGGCGGTGCTTGGCAATGTGCCTTCGCATCTGTCACGTCCAGATGTCGTTGTGCTTGACCCGCCACGCGCAGGAGCACGCAGAAAGGTCTGCGAGCGCATCGCAGCGGCGAATCCGAAAGCCATCATCTATGTAGCGTGCGATCCAACAAGCCTCGCACGCGATACCGCAACCCTTGATGCCGCAGGCTACAAGCTCAGTGATCTCAGCGCCTATGACATCTATCCGATGACGCACCATGTGGAATCATTGGCTGTCTTTACACGGTGA
- a CDS encoding DUF3159 domain-containing protein, whose protein sequence is MTGETDKSSSRTGIGSLAADDFSIMDAIGGVRGVIESLLPGLIFIVTYVATGNLGITVVLSLVEAAVQLVIRMVQRQSIMGALSGLFAVALCLVWAWLTKDARNYYVPGFITNIVWIVVLLISLAIKVPGIGACIEFLRHPTFSGFGAWLDGWRGDVSLYRAYAKVTALWIGLFAARLLVQLPMYVTDHVAWLGTARLVMGVPCFALVIWISWLLVADPLHRHAELNRKSDNTERQY, encoded by the coding sequence ATGACGGGAGAGACAGACAAGAGCAGTTCCAGAACAGGGATTGGATCACTGGCTGCAGATGACTTTTCGATTATGGATGCCATCGGCGGTGTCAGAGGCGTGATCGAATCCTTGCTACCGGGCTTGATTTTTATCGTCACCTATGTCGCTACCGGCAATCTTGGCATCACCGTGGTCTTGTCTCTTGTGGAGGCAGCGGTGCAGCTGGTGATTCGCATGGTCCAGCGACAGTCGATTATGGGCGCGTTAAGCGGTCTGTTCGCTGTTGCCCTGTGCCTCGTCTGGGCTTGGCTTACCAAAGATGCGAGAAACTATTATGTGCCTGGCTTCATCACGAACATCGTATGGATTGTTGTGCTGCTGATTTCCTTGGCTATCAAAGTTCCTGGCATCGGTGCGTGCATCGAGTTCTTGCGGCATCCCACCTTCAGCGGCTTCGGAGCATGGCTTGATGGGTGGCGAGGTGACGTTTCGCTGTACCGCGCCTATGCGAAGGTCACGGCGTTATGGATCGGTCTCTTTGCCGCGCGTCTGCTCGTGCAGTTGCCCATGTACGTCACTGACCATGTAGCATGGCTGGGGACTGCGAGACTGGTTATGGGCGTTCCATGCTTTGCATTGGTGATATGGATATCATGGCTTCTTGTGGCCGATCCGCTGCATCGCCATGCTGAACTGAACCGCAAGAGCGACAATACTGAACGACAATACTGA